Proteins encoded within one genomic window of Setaria italica strain Yugu1 chromosome IV, Setaria_italica_v2.0, whole genome shotgun sequence:
- the LOC101760548 gene encoding uncharacterized protein LOC101760548 — MFDSLLNSKFYNKCKYAFKCIRTRMAPIRRKKHAMIRFLKKDVADLLANGLDTHAFGRMDGLIVELNHASCYDMIEEFCDSIGKQLGSLQKQRECPPETREAVSTLIFAAARFPDLPELCDLRHIFTERYGNFVDPFVSLEFVRKLDSIEFTNEEKLQVMQSIAEELSVSFDAKELKLKLWTMPNTEHDMLEKGSRNPAELAMPLSNKQKCGEDAPYGKQDKDMLENGSIKPAELPMPLSNKQKGNEDAPCERQNKNMLEKGSRKQAEQTIPSSNKQKCNEDVPYGRQDEDMLENGSIKPAELATPLSNKQKGKGDAPCERKHGAKPACRTEKVEIQLNRKDIHAVADGISLIDENSRKQQSDKSGEKEHLLKSVSPIDTNRRNTQKDVKKLNRRDGRPSEKELMEAVELDLNGLPKKGFGAVKFPETESNITVHLNARSKEAVKENCVEKEHEEAVRHHHLSRPAGPDLSRKHADPVLRAQRPENQGCPVSPLNGNRNKGPPYAKTNGANLKNPSEKQANNGLLYDKPQHFTDLGNVVPKGQGVTGRATTMRPPYVKPKSNMQPVNCDPEKQTPSDCSKHISGQIDHMDNKDVLRPVSVRRRTAKPPAPVNAYGEAPNQTPSSHRSHSSRQTGAEYDHNPNGNGTADERTTSSRPKHTGRKNGALNHNCDYDRFMQRRQPEADDSAIDFGNLLPRNANGQRRHKSRGHGDLDEEERMMDKLLIHYSKKGLDPTNKSDNDKEAQIDSQQKISLHPPGRAISLPPEPIGPGEEVKIPARSTSLQPDGPRGVRVHPKMPDFDELAARVNALRKA; from the exons ATGTTTGATAGCTTGCTCAACTCCAAGTTCTACAACAAATG CAAGTACGCGTTCAAATGCATCCGGACGCGGATGGCTCCCATACGGCGGAAGAAGCACGCCATGATTCGGTTCTTGAAGAAGGACGTCGCCGACCTCCTCGCCAATGGCCTCGACACCCACGCCTTCGGACGG ATGGATGGGCTGATAGTTGAGTTGAACCATGCCTCTTGCTATGATATGATCGAGGAGTTCTGTGATTCCATCGGGAAGCAACTTGGCAGCCTTCAGAAGCAGAG GGAATGTCCCCCAGAAACCAGAGAAGCCGTGTCAACTCTGATTTTTGCTGCTGCTCGGTTTCCTGATCTGCCTGAACTGTGCGACCTGAGGCACATATTCACAGAGAGATATGGCAACTTTGTTGATCCTTTTGTTAGCCTCGAG TTTGTTCGGAAACTTGACAGTATAGAGTTCACTAATGAGGAAAAGTTGCAAGTTATGCAAAGTATTGCTGAAGAACTATCCGTCAGTTTTGATGCCAAGGAATTGAAACTCAAGTTATGGACAATGCCAAACACTGAACAT GATATGCTTGAGAAGGGTTCAAGGAATCCAGCGGAGCTAGCAATGCCTTTATCCAACAAGCAAAAGTGTGGTGAGGATGCTCCATATGGAAAACAAGATAAGGATATGCTTGAGAATGGTTCAATCAAGCCAGCAGAACTACCAATGCCTTTATCCAACAAGCAGAAGGGTAATGAGGATGCTCCATGTGAAAGGCAAAATAAGAATATGCTTGAGAAGGGTTCAAGGAAGCAAGCAGAACAAACAATACCTTCATCCAACAAGCAGAAGTGCAATGAGGATGTTCCATATGGAAGACAAGATGAGGATATGCTTGAGAATGGTTCAATCAAGCCAGCAGAACTAGCAACACCTTTATCCAACAAGCAGAAGGGTAAAGGGGATGCTCCATGTGAAAGAAAACATGGTGCTAAACCTGCATGTCGTACTGAGAAAGTGGAAATACAGCTGAACCGAAAAGATATTCATGCTGTTGCTGATGGCATTAGTCTAATTGATGAGAATTCCAGGAAGCAGCAATCTGATAAATCTGGTGAGAAGGAGCATTTGCTGAAATCAGTATCTCCAATCGACACTAACAGAAGGAACACCCAAAAAGATGTTAAGAAGCTTAACAGAAGAGATGGCCGCCCTTCTGAAAAGGAGCTGATGGAAGCAGTGGAGCTTGATCTCAATGGCCTACCTAAGAAGGGATTTGGTGCAGTCAAATTTCCTGAAACAGAAAGCAACATTACAGTTCATCTAAATGCTAGGTCAAAGGAGGCTGTGAAAGAAAACTGTGTTGAAAAAGAGCATGAGGAAGCTGTTCGTCACCACCACTTGTCACGACCTGCTGGTCCTGATCTCAGCAGGAAACATGCAGATCCAGTGCTAAGAGCTCAGCGTCCGGAGAATCAAGGATGTCCAGTGAGTCCGTTGAATGGTAACAGAAACAAGGGTCCTCCTTATGCTAAGACGAATGGGGCAAATTTGAAGAATCCTTCtgaaaaacaagcaaacaatGGTTTGTTGTATGACAAACCCCAGCATTTCACTGATCTGGGAAATGTGGTGCCAAAAGGACAAGGAGTGACTGGCAGGGCAACAACTATGCGACCTCCTTATGTTAAACCAAAATCTAACATGCAGCCTGTAAATTGTGATCCTGAAAAGCAAACTCCAAGTGATTGCAGCAAGCACATCTCTGGACAAATTGATCACATGGACAACAAAGATGTGCTTCGGCCTGTTTCTGTCAGAAGGAGAACAGCAAAGCCGCCAGCTCCTGTTAATGCTTATGGTGAGGCGCCTAACCAAACACCCAGCAGTCACAGAAGCCACTCTAGCAGGCAGACAGGTGCTGAATACGACCATAACCCAAATGGCAATGGGACTGCTGATGAGAGAACTACTAGTAGCCGACCAAAGCACACAGGCAGAAAGAATGGAGCCTTGAACCACAACTGTGACTATGACAGGTTCATGCAGCGTAGGCAACCAGAAGCAGATGATTCTGCTATTGATTTTGGTAATCTCTTGCCTCGAAACGCAAATGGACAGAGGAGACATAAGAGCAGAGGCCACGGAGACCTTGATGAGGAGGAAAGGATGATGGACAAGCTCCTGATTCATTATAGCAAGAAAGGTTTGGATCCAACTAACAAATCTGATAATGACAAAGAAGCACAAATTGATTCCCAGCAAAAGATTTCCTTACATCCTCCCGGTAGAGCTATCTCACTACCGCCTGAACCCATTGGCCCCGGCGAAGAAGTTAAGATTCCTGCTCGGTCAACCTCGCTGCAGCCAGACGGTCCTAGGGGTGTGCGTGTGCACCCCAAAATGCCAGACTTTGATGAACTGGCTGCCCGGGTCAATGCTCTGAGGAAGGCTTGA
- the LOC101760136 gene encoding ras-related protein RHN1: MASNAIIQAKLVLLGDLGAGKTSIVVRFAKGLYYECQESTIGAAFFSQVMSLDEATVKLDIWDTAGQERYHSLAPMYYRGAAAAVVVFDITSTDSYMRAKRWVDEIQRQGNPHLVMALVGNKVDLEERRQVGTQEAMDYAEANGLLFTETSAKTAQNVSELFHELAERLVELRPSRPAGMILHDGRHRHGNGGGRWRFCCSG, from the exons ATGGCGAGCAACGCCATCATCCAGGCCAAGCTG GTGCTCCTCGGGGACCTGGGCGCCGGGAAGACGAGCATCGTCGTCCGGTTCGCCAAGGGACTGTACTACGAGTGCCAGGAGTCGACGATCGGAGCCGCCTTCTTCTCGCAGGTGATGTCGCTGGACGAGGCCACCGTGAAGCTCGACATCTGGGACACCGCCGGCCAGGAGCGCTACCACAGCCTCGCGCCCATGTACtaccgcggcgccgccgccgcggtcgtcgTCTTCGACATCACCAGCACG GACTCGTACATGCGGGCGAAGAGATGGGTCGACGAGATTCAGAGACAAG GGAATCCACATCTGGTGATGGCATTAGTTGGCAACAAGGTTGATTTGGAAGAAAGGAGGCAGGTTGGGACACAG GAAGCCATGGACTACGCGGAAGCAAACGGCCTCCTCTTCACCGAGACGTCGGCCAAGACGGCGCAGAACGTCAGCGAGCTGTTCCACGAGCTCG CTGAAAGACTGGTGGAGTTGCGGCCTAGTCGTCCAGCCGGAATGATCCTCCACGACGGCAGGCACCGccacggcaacggcggcggcaggtggcgCTTCTGCTGCTCCGGCTGA
- the LOC101759729 gene encoding uncharacterized protein At1g04910 codes for MAELRHATAAAAATRASSSPSKRDAEAASASSPLVASPRVGGSKDGLRPHQRWSLPSPVRSLLALEDPRSPVASTSYRILVAAIACFALAALFSAPSVWSRLNAPYLCHKEGIRLHCPRVSDRDSLWENPRAAATSWKPCAERRSDEISDLVSENETSGFIFIHAEGGLNQQRIAICNAVAIAKIMNATLILPVLKQDQIWKDQTKFEDIFDVDHFINYLKDDVRIVRDIPDWFTEKEELFTSIKRTVKNIPKYASAQFYVDNVLPRIKEKKIMSIKPFVDRLGYDNVPMDINRLRCRVNYHALKFLPDIEEMADKLATRMRNRTGNLNPYMALHLRFEKGMVGLSFCDFAGTREEKAMMATYRQKQWPRRYKNGSHLWPLALEKRKEGRCPLEPGEIGIILRAMGYTKETQIYVASGQVYGGNTRMAPLRNMFPNLVSKEDLASKEEMEPFKKHVTSLAALDFLVCLKSDVFVMTHGGNFAKLIIGYRRYMGRHRLKSIKPDKGLMSKFFGDPYMPWATFVEDVMITHQTRTGLPEPTFPHYDLWENPLTPCMCRA; via the exons ATGGCCGAGCTGCGGCACGccacggctgcggcggcggcgacccgcgCCTCCAGCTCCCCGTCCAAGCGCGACGCCGAGGCCGCGTCGGCCTCGTCCCCCCTGGTCGCCTCCCCCCGCGTCGGCGGCAGCAAGGACGGGCTCCGCCCCCACCAGAGGTGGTCCCTCCCGTCCCCCGTCCGCTCCCTCCTCGCGCTCGAGGACCCCAGGTCGCccgtcgcctccacctcctaCCGGATCCTGGTCGCCGCAATCGCCTGCTtcgccctcgccgcgctctTCTCCGCCCCTTCCGTCTGGTCACGCCTC AACGCGCCGTACCTGTGCCACAAGGAGGGGATTCGGCTCCACTGCCCCCGG GTGAGCGATCGGGACTCTCTGTGGGAGAATCCTCGTGCAGCAGCCACTTCCTGGAAGCCGTGTGCTGAGCGTCGTAGCGACGAGATCTCAG ATCTTGTGTCAGAGAATGAAACCTctgggtttatatttattcaTGCTGAGGGTGGATTAAACCAGCAACGTATAGCT ATATGTAATGCTGTTGCAATTGCTAAGATAATGAATGCCACGCTTATACTGCCGGTGCTAAAGCAGGATCAAATATGGAAAGATCAAAC GAAATTTGAAGATATCTTTGATGTAGATCATTTTATAAATTATTTGAAGGATGATGTGCGCATTGTTCGAGATATTCCTGACTGGTTCACAGAAAAGGAGGAGCTTTTCACCAGTATAAA GCGCACTGTAAAAAATATCCCAAAGTACGCTTCAGCACAATTTTATGTTGACAATGTGCTTCCAAGGATCAAAGAGAAAAAGATAATGTCCATCAAGCCATTTGTTGATAGGTTAGG GTATGATAATGTTCCAATGGATATTAACCGGCTCAGGTGTCGAGTTAATTATCATGCTTTGAAGTTTCTACCTGACATTGAAGAAATGGCTGACAAACTAGCAACAAGGATGAGGAACCGAACAGGCAATTTAAACCCGTACAT GGCTCTTCATCTGCGATTTGAGAAGGGCATGGTGGGTCTTTCTTTTTGTGATTTTGCTGGAACTAGAGAGGAGAAAGCTATGATGGCTACTTATAGACAGAAACAGTGGCCAAGGCGGTACAAG AATGGATCACACCTATGGCCGTTAGCACTAGAGAAGAGAAAAGAAGGCCGCTGCCCACTCGAACCTGGGGAAATTGGAATTATTTTGCGTGCGATGGGGTATACAAAGGAAACTCAGATTTACGTTGCATCAGGGCAGGTGTACGGTGGAAACACAAGGATGGCACCCCTGAGGAATATGTTCCCCAATCTG GTTAGCAAAGAAGATCTTGCAAGCAAGGAGGAGATGGAGCCTTTCAAGAAGCATGTAACCAGCCTTGCTGCGCTGGACTTCCTGGTATGCCTGAAGTCAGACGTGTTTGTCATGACCCACGGTGGCAATTTCGCCAAGCTTATCATCGGCTACCGCCGCTATATGGGGCGCCACCGTCTCAAGTCTATCAAGCCAGACAAGGGCCTCATGTCCAAGTTCTTTGGCGACCCTTACATGCCATGGGCGACTTTCGTGGAGGACGTGATGATCACCCATCAGACGCGAACCGGCCTCCCTGAGCCCACCTTCCCACACTATGACCTTTGGGAGAATCCCCTCACACCTTGCATGTGTAGAGCTTAA
- the LOC105914318 gene encoding probable methyltransferase PMT9 has protein sequence MKPPSQPQGRGGGRGGGALGRRAFASLLAAAVVAVALLCLFYGAAFAPSIRSGSAHPRLPLRRLGFRARATEALPADLVLPSIPVCDATHSELIPCLDRALHYQLRLRLNLSLMEHYERHCPPAPRRLNCLIPPPDGYQVPIRWPRSRDEVWKANIPHPHLAAEKSDQRWMVVNGDKINFPGGGTHFHTGADKYIVHLAQMLNFPNGKLNNGGNVRNVLDVGCGVASFGAYLLSHDVLAMSLAPNDVHENQIQFALERGIPATLGVLGTRRLPYPSRSFEMAHCSRCRIDWLQRNGILLLEVDRVLRPGGYFVYSSPEAYAQDPFNRKIWRRMSDLARRMCWRVASKKNQTVIWAKPLANGCYMRREPGTRPPMCERDDDPDAAWNVPMKACLTPYSKRVNKVKGSELLPWPQRLTAPPPRLEELGISSNNFSEDNEIWHSRVTQYWKHMKSEIQKDPFRNVMDMSANLGGFAASLRKKDVWVMNVVPFTESGKLKVIYDRGLMGTIHNWCESFSTYPRTYDLLHAWLLFSEIEKQGCSLEDLLIEMDRILRPQGYAIIRDKAAVINYIKKLLPALRWDDWTFEVKAKKDALSSGDERVLIVRKKLWNQTLQDL, from the exons ATGAAGCCGCCATCGCAGCCGCAGGGCCGGGGAGGCGGACGCGGGGGTGGCGCGCTGGGCCGGCGCGCGTTTGCGTCCCTCCtcgcggcggccgtcgtcgcgGTGGCCCTCCTCTGCCTCTTCTACGGCGCCGCCTTCGCTCCCTCCATCCGCAGCGGCAGCGCCCACCctcgcctccccctccgccggctCGGGTTCCGGGCCCGGGCGACGGAGGCGCTCCCGGCCGACCTCGTCCTCCCCTCCATCCCG GTGTGCGACGCAACGCACTCGGAGCTGATCCCGTGCTTGGACCGCGCTCTCCACTAccagctccggctccggctcaaCCTCTCCCTCATGGAGCACTACGAGCGCCactgcccgcccgcgccgcgccgcctcaaCTGCCTCATCCCACCGCCCGACGGCTATCAG GTGCCCATCAGGTGGCCAAGGAGCAGGGACGAGGTGTGGAAAGCCAACATACCTCACCCGCACCTTGCCGCTGAGAAGTCAGACCAGCGGTGGATGGTCGTCAACGGTGATAAGATCAACTTCCCTGGTGGGGGCACCCACTTCCACACTGGCGCTGACAAGTATATTGTGCACCTTGCGCAG ATGCTGAATTTTCCAAATGGCAAGCTTAACAATGGAGGGAATGTTAGGAATGTGCTTGATGTCGGCTGTGGTGTTGCCAGCTTCGGGGCTTACCTTCTTTCGCACGATGTACTTGCAATGTCTCTTGCTCCCAATGATGTGCATGAAAACCAAATTCAGTTTGCCCTTGAGAGAGGGATCCCAGCAACCCTTGGCGTGCTGGGCACAAGGAGGCTGCCATACCCAAGCCGCTCGTTCGAGATGGCACATTGCTCTCGTTGTCGGATCGACTGGCTTCAGAGGAACGGGATATTGTTGCTGGAAGTTGATAGGGTGTTAAGGCCTGGGGGATATTTTGTGTATTCGTCACCGGAGGCCTATGCTCAGGATCCCTTCAACAGGAAGATATGGAGACGGATGAGCGATCTTGCTCGAAGAATGTGTTGGCGGGTTGCATCTAAGAAGAACCAGACGGTGATATGGGCCAAGCCATTGGCCAATGGATGCTATATGAGGAGAGAGCCTGGAACACGTCCTCCCATGTGCGAACGTGATGATGATCCAGATGCTGCTTGGAATGTACCCATGAAAGCATGCCTAACTCCATACTCTAAGA GAGTTAACAAGGTTAAAGGCAGTGAATTGCTTCCCTGGCCACAAAGGctcacagcaccaccacctcgCCTTGAAGAGCTTGGGATCAGTTCAAACAATTTTTCTGAAGACAAT GAGATTTGGCATTCTAGAGTAACTCAGTACTGGAAGCACATGAAATCTGAGATACAAAAGGATCCCTTTAGAAATGTTATGGATATGAGCGCCAACCTTGGTGGATTTGCAGCATCTCTGAGGAAAAAGGATGTCTGGGTAATGAATGTAGTTCCTTTCACGGAATCTGGAAAACTAAAGGTTATATATGATCGCGGTTTAATGGGGACTATCCATAACTG GTGTGAATCATTCTCGACATACCCGCGCACCTACGACCTCCTTCACGCCTGGCTTCTATTCTCTGAGATAGAGaagcaggggtgtagcctggaGGATCTGCTGATTGAGATGGACCGCATCCTTAGGCCTCAAGGTTATGCGATCATCAGAGACAAAGCCGCTGTCATAAACTACATCAAGAAGCTTTTACCAGCGCTAAGGTGGGATGACTGGACATTTGAGGTGAAAGCTAAGAAAGATGCACTCTCGTCGGGTGATGAAAGAGTATTGATCGTGAGGAAAAAACTGTGGAATCAGACATTGCAAGATTTGTAG
- the LOC101759323 gene encoding U2 small nuclear ribonucleoprotein B'', translating to MAASYFNHSSSYPPPPPPPGTSPYGAYRHAYPPAPVPPTAYGSYYDRAEQVLPQRDELRTLFIAGLPADAKPREVYNLFRDFPGYVSSHLRTGKSSQAYAFAVFADQPSALAALNATNGMVFDLEKNCSLHVDLAKSNSRSKRLRSDDASPYSPEKRTRKPMGFPDSGAGSNIYISGMGNSSHSLSGYPSAQSYTNLESSTSVRKDPSTFAPQNNPPCPTLFVANLGPACSEQELIDVFSSCAGFVKLKMQNKLGNPVAFVDFMDANSSTEALNRLQGVILYSSPGEGIRLEYAKSRMGLRKHDNKRP from the exons ATGGCCGCCTCGTACTTCAACCACTCCTCCTcctacccgccgccgcctcccccgccgggCACCTCCCCGTACGGCGCGTACCGCCACGCCTACCCCCCGGCGCCGGTTCCCCCAACCGCTTACGGCTCCTACTACGACCGCGCGGAGCAGGTCCTCCCGCAGCGGGACGAGCTCCGCACCCTCTTCATCGCTGGCCTCCCCGCCGACGCCAAGCCGCGCGAGGTCTACAACCTCTTCCGCGACTTCCCCGGATACGTCTCCTCCCATCTCCGCACGGGCAAATCCTCCCAG GCGTATGCGTTTGCTGTATTTGCAGATCAACCATCTGCGTTAGCTGCCTTGAATGCCACAAAT GGAATGGTATTTGACCTTGAGAAGAACTGTTCTCTTCATGTGGATCTTGCAAAATCCAATTCCAGATCAAAGCGCTTGAGATCAG ATGATGCTTCACCTTATTCTCCTGAGAAAAGAACTAGGAAACCTATGGGATTTCCTGATTCAG GTGCTGGAAGCAATATTTACATATCTGGAATGGGTAATTCTTCACACAGCTTGAGTGGTTATCCTTCTGCACAAAG CTACACAAACCTTGAATCTAGTACTTCTGTCAGGAAG GATCCATCCACATTTGCCCCTCAAAATAATCCTCCATGTCCTACTCTCTTTGTTGCGAACCTTGGTCCAGCTTGTTCAGAGCAAGAGCTCATAGATGTTTTCTCGAG TTGTGCGGGATTTGTGAAGCTGAAGATGCAAAACAAGCTTGGAAATCCTGTTGCATTTGTTGATTTCATG GATGCAAACAGCTCGACTGAAGCCCTAAATCGTCTCCAAGGAGTTATCTTGTATTCATCACCTGGCGAGGGAATACGTTTAGA ATATGCCAAATCCAGGATGGGCCTTCGTAAGCATGATAATAAGCGCCCCTAA